In the genome of Luteitalea pratensis, the window GTCGCCTTCCAACGCCCGTCCGGAGAGCAGGGCGCCTGACCGGCGCACGGCACGTTGGCCGTGTTGGCGAACTCGAAGGTCCGGGCGGCACTGGCGATCTCGATGGTGGCCTCGGCCTTGGAGGTGTATCGCACCCGAACGTTCGCGATTGCGACCTCCGGCTTCTCGTTCGCTCGTTCGTACGCCGCGAGCATCGGTCGCAGGCGGACGAGGTGAAGCTGGTTCGCGACCAGGTTGCTCGCGTCGAACGGGTGGTACTGCGGGTGTTCGACCTTCAGCGTGATGGACTGCTCCCGCGGCACTGGGGGATCCAGGGTGAGGCGGAACAGGCCCGATTCGTCGGTCCTGCCGGAAGCTGACGAGGCACCGGCGAGGGCACTGACGCGGGCCTGGGCAACAGGCCGCTGACGCTGGGGATTGGTATCGGCGGTCAGGACCGCGCCGGTCACCAGCCGCAAGCCCTCAGGCCGGCGCCACTTGATCAGCGCCAATACCGCCATCGTCATGGCGATGGCGATGACCCCGCTTACTGCGAGCCGCTTCGCGTGTCTCATGGCGCTGCCGCCCTATTTTAGTGACGTTGTGGTAGAAGGCGGACGCATATACTCGTCGACCTCGTCCTCTGTCGGTCGACGGTACAGCTGATGCCCTCGCGAACCCCATCCATCCGTCGTCGCCACGTTCTCACAGGGCTCGGAGGGGGCCTGGCGCTGGCTGCCGCCGGTTTCCGGGCCGCTCGCGCCCAGCAGGCATCGAAGGGGGCGGCGGCGTCCGCGGCCGAGGGCGAGGGGCTGCTCGACGAGATTCAGCGCGCCACCTTCGACTTCTTCTGGGAGCAGACCGACCCCGCCACGGGACTCGTTCGCGATCGCTTCAGCGTCCGTGCCGCCAGCGATTCGCGAACGGCGGCGAGCATCGCCGCGACGGGGTTCGGCCTGACGGCCATCTGCATCGGCGCGCGTCGACAGTATGTGCCGATGGAGGAGGCGCGCGACCGCGCCATTGCCGCGCTCCAGTTCCTCGACGGGAGCATGCCCACGCACCGTGGCTTCTTCTACCACTGGGCCGACGTGCATACCGGCGCGCGCATCTGGGATTCGGAGATTTCGTCGATTGACACGGCGATCCTGCTGTGCGGCGTCCTCACGTGCGGCGAGTACTTCCGCGACTCGGCGGCGGCGGAGCTGGCGGCGCGGATCTTCGACCGGGTGGACTGGACATGGCTCTCGGCCGACACGGCGTTCCTGCCGCACGGCTGGCGACCCGAGGTCGGCTTCCTTCAGTATCGATGGGACGTCTACAGCGAGCTGATGATGATGTACCTGCTCGGTCTCGGGTCCTCGACGTTCCCGCTGCCGGTCGAGACCTGGCATGCGTGGAAGCGGACGATCTTCGAGTACGACGGGTTACGCTACATCGGCTCGTTCGCGCCACTCTTCGTCCACCAGTACTCGCAGGCCTGGTTCGACTTTCGCGGCCGCCGCGACCGTTACGGCGACTACTTTCGCAACTCGGCGACGGCCACCGAGGTCCATCGCCGGTTCTGCCTGGAGCTGGCTGAGCGGTTCCCGCATTTCAGCGACGATCTCTGGGGAATCACTGCCTCGGACTCGGAGCACGGCTACGTCGCCTGGGGCGGTCCGCCAGAGGTCGGGCCGCTCGACGGGTCGGTCGTGCCGAGCGCCACGACCGGTTCGTTGCCGTTCATGCCGAAGGAAACCCTGCGTGTGCTGCGCACGATTCGCACGCGATATTCCCGCGCCTGGAGCCGCTACGGTTTCGTCAACGCGTTCAACCCGATGACCGACTGGTATGACCCCGACGTCGTCGGTATCGACACCGGCATCACGCTCGTGATGGCCGAAAATCTGCGGACCGGCTTTGTGTGGGAGACCTTCATGCGCAACGTGAACGTGCGCCGCGCGCTCCAGCGCGCGGGATTCAGGTCCTACTGATCTGGTCAGGATACGTACGCGTCCACGAAGCGGCCGGGCTCGGAGAGCCGGCCCTACCTTCTGTATGGATCAGTCCCCTGCGGTACACTGCGACCTCCATGCGCTCAGGCTCGGCACTGGCGTTCCTCTTCGTGTTGCTCCTGCTCGCCGCTCCGTCGTCGGCACAGCTGTCTGCGGCCAAGGAGGGCCCCGTCGTCTACGGTCATCATCACGTCAACGCGACGAGCATTGCAGCGCACTCGACGTTCTGGGTCGACACGCTGGGCGGTGTTCCGATCACCATTGGTGGCCGCCAGATCGTCAAGTTCCCCAACGTGTTGGTCTTCCTCCGCGAGCAGGCGCCGACAGGCGGCTCGATCGGGACGACAGCCGATCACCTCGGCCTGGCGGTGCCGGACCTCCGACCGGTGATCGACAAGCTGAAGGCCGGCGGTTACCGAATGATCACGCGCGACTCGGTGCCGGCTGACTGGGCGGTGAGCGACGACATCACGAGAAGCCCGGCAGGTGGACGTCCGATCGCATTCGTACTGGGCCCGGACGATCTCAAGGTGGAACTCGTGCAGATCGCGGACCAGAAGGCGCCGGCGATGCTCCAGCATGTGCACTTCTTCGGACCGGAGAGAGACGAGATGCAGGCCTGGTACGTCAAGGTGTTCGGCGCACGCGCGGGTGCGCCAGCGCCAGGCGCGCGGTTCCTGACGGCAGCCTTGCCAGGCGTCTCGCTGAACTTTTCCGCCTCGCCTGCTCCTGTCGTCGGCACGAAGGGCCGTGTCGTCGACCACGTGGGTTTCGAGATCGACGACCTTCCGACCTTCCTCAAGAAACTCGACGCGATGGGGATCAGGCCGGAGAACGTGCGTCAGGTGCCCGATCTCGGCATAGCCATCGCGTTCATCACCGATCCGTGGGGAACGTTGATCGAACTGACCGAGGGGCTCGACAAGATCCAATGACGTGGCGGCCGGGCCCTTCCGGAGAGCGTGGCGCCGGGACGTGACGCCACACCGATGCCCGGCCCCCGAAGGTCCATCTCGACCAATGGGGTCGCTCGGTCTACGCGGAACACCATCCGTGGTACCGTGTGCCCAGCTCTTCAGTTCACAGGAGGGAGCCCATGCGGTATCTGACTCTCGGCATCATGCTCTGCGCCAGCCTCGTCGTCGGATCGACGGTGCAGGCGCAGCCAATCGATCCTCAGATCGCGGCCCCCGTCACCAGGTTCATCGATGCCTTCAACAAGGGCGATGTGGCCGGCGCGGCGGCGACGCATGCGTCGGCAGCCGACCTCGTCATCATCGACGAAGTGGCGCCTTACCTGTGGCGTGGTGCGAAGGCGTTCGAGACGTGGATGGGCGATCTGGATCGCGATGCCAAGGCGAAGGGCATCACCGACCAGCAGGTGACGCTCGGCAAGGTGACGCGTGTCGAAACCAACGGCACCTCGGCCTATGTCGTCGTTCCATCGGCCTATGCCTTCAAGGAGAAGGGCGTCGCGATGCGCGAAGAGGCGCAGATGACGTTTGTCTTGAAGAAGGATCCCGCTGGCTGGTCGATCCATGGCTGGACGTGGACTGGCCCGCGAGGGAAGAAGATCACCACCGCAACGAAGTAACGATCCGCTGCACGCCGCCTGTTGGTGGCTCTGAACGTGGCTGTCCCATTGCAGTCCGTCGCGAAGTACATTCGGCCTTGCGGGCGATCGACATCAAAGTCCTGGCGCACCCGGTGCGCAATTGCGCTCGACACACGACGACACCTTGATGAGAGCGTGATTGACGCCCTCAGTCGTGAGTTCGGCGGCGCCTGAGCCGGCGATGGAGTTTGTCGCCCGGCAGGTCGGGCGACGACGCGTTCAACTCCTGTCCATCCTCCATGTACGCTGAAAGCGCCCGGAGCGTTTAGATCGACGGGCGCATTCCAGCGGTGAGTGCGAGCCCACTTCAGCGCCCCGGCTGGAGTTCCTCAGCGCGTCGTCCGGAGGGCACATGCGCGACGCCGTGTTCTCGCGGTGGCGTCGGGTCGGCGACGCGACCACAGGAAGCAGCGGCACATGACCAGACTCGACCGCGTCACCCAGATTCTCGATCAGGCGATCGGCGGACCGAACGTCAACATCGGCGTGCATCGTGCGTTCTGGCGGGGCTTGACACGCGAACAGTTCGTCACGAAGAAGGTGTTCGACCTGCCGCTGGTGACCGTCTCCGATGGGCAACACTCGAACCTGGTCAAGGCGCTCAGAGGAGAGTCGCCGTTCGGCATCGATCTGCCGACTCCGCCACCTGACGCCGAGTTCAGTCGTATGCCAGCCGGCCTTGCCGCAGTGGCGGAAGAAGACATCGCGTTCATTCAGCAATGGATCGACGACGGCTGTCCGGATGAGCCGCCAGTGGTCAACGAACTGCGTTGGCGAGCCACGAATGCACCCCGCGCGAGTTCGCGCACTGACGACATCTGGTTCGTAGATCCAGCAATCGGGTGGGCCGTCAACAGTAATGGCCAGATTGTGCACACCGAAGACGGCGGGACGTCGTGGGTCGAGCAGTTGCACGACGAAGACGTCTATTTTCGGTGCGTGGGGTTTGCGTCTCGCACGCGCGGCTGGGCGGGCACGCTGACCGCTTCCAAGCGGCTCTTCCAGACTCGCGATGGCGGTGGACACTGGACGGCAGTTTCCAACTTGCCACCGGGAACACCGGCGGCCATCTGTGGATTGTCCGTGGTGAACGATCAGGTGGTCTTCGCCTCGGGAACGAATTTTCCAAACAGGCCGCCCGCGGTGATCAAGACCGTCGACGGTGGTCAGACATGGACGGCGATTGACATGAAGCCGTTTGCTGACCTGCTGATCGATACGTTCTTCACCAGCCCGGATACCGGGTGGGTCGTCGGGGGCAAGACCGATCAACCACCAGCGACGCGAACCAATGTACGGCCGGTGGTGCTCCGTACGGAGGATGGCGGGCGGACCTGGGTCGACCGGGCCGCAGCGATCCAGGGGGTGTTTCCTCGCGGAGAGTGGGGGTGGAAGATTCAGTTCCTGGACGACGGCGTCGGGTTCGTCTCGCTGGAAAACTTCAACGCCGGCGCCATTCTGAAGACGCTGGATGGTGGGCTCACCTGGACCCGACACGCCATCAACGACCCACAGCTCAACGCCAACCTGGAGGGCGTGGGGTTCGTCGACGCGCAGCATGGGTGGGTCGGCGGGTGGGGCGACGCCAATTTCCAGCGACTCTCGAGCAGCGAGACCCGCGACGGCGGCATCACCTGGAAGGATGCCAATGAAATCGGGAAGGCCATCAACCGCTTTCGCTTCTTCGGTCGCCCCGTCACGGTGGGCTACGCCTCTGGCGAGACGGTCTACAAATACTCCTCCGAGCCCACGCGTGCCCCCCGGGCGGCGGCAGCCGAGGAACGGCCGCGATTTCTGGAATCGCTGGAGCCTGTCTCGGCCGTCGGTCCTCTGACCATTGGCGTGACGGTGCCGCCGGCGGCGGAGCGCTTGACCGTCAGAATCTGGGATCGGTTCGGCGAC includes:
- a CDS encoding VOC family protein translates to MRSGSALAFLFVLLLLAAPSSAQLSAAKEGPVVYGHHHVNATSIAAHSTFWVDTLGGVPITIGGRQIVKFPNVLVFLREQAPTGGSIGTTADHLGLAVPDLRPVIDKLKAGGYRMITRDSVPADWAVSDDITRSPAGGRPIAFVLGPDDLKVELVQIADQKAPAMLQHVHFFGPERDEMQAWYVKVFGARAGAPAPGARFLTAALPGVSLNFSASPAPVVGTKGRVVDHVGFEIDDLPTFLKKLDAMGIRPENVRQVPDLGIAIAFITDPWGTLIELTEGLDKIQ
- a CDS encoding nuclear transport factor 2 family protein, with the protein product MRYLTLGIMLCASLVVGSTVQAQPIDPQIAAPVTRFIDAFNKGDVAGAAATHASAADLVIIDEVAPYLWRGAKAFETWMGDLDRDAKAKGITDQQVTLGKVTRVETNGTSAYVVVPSAYAFKEKGVAMREEAQMTFVLKKDPAGWSIHGWTWTGPRGKKITTATK
- a CDS encoding YCF48-related protein, giving the protein MTRLDRVTQILDQAIGGPNVNIGVHRAFWRGLTREQFVTKKVFDLPLVTVSDGQHSNLVKALRGESPFGIDLPTPPPDAEFSRMPAGLAAVAEEDIAFIQQWIDDGCPDEPPVVNELRWRATNAPRASSRTDDIWFVDPAIGWAVNSNGQIVHTEDGGTSWVEQLHDEDVYFRCVGFASRTRGWAGTLTASKRLFQTRDGGGHWTAVSNLPPGTPAAICGLSVVNDQVVFASGTNFPNRPPAVIKTVDGGQTWTAIDMKPFADLLIDTFFTSPDTGWVVGGKTDQPPATRTNVRPVVLRTEDGGRTWVDRAAAIQGVFPRGEWGWKIQFLDDGVGFVSLENFNAGAILKTLDGGLTWTRHAINDPQLNANLEGVGFVDAQHGWVGGWGDANFQRLSSSETRDGGITWKDANEIGKAINRFRFFGRPVTVGYASGETVYKYSSEPTRAPRAAAAEERPRFLESLEPVSAVGPLTIGVTVPPAAERLTVRIWDRFGDFVLMLVDEPDPRAGRRELTWDRHDATGERRPPGYFIWRVTVDGVSESRLVRLQ
- a CDS encoding carboxypeptidase regulatory-like domain-containing protein; its protein translation is MRHAKRLAVSGVIAIAMTMAVLALIKWRRPEGLRLVTGAVLTADTNPQRQRPVAQARVSALAGASSASGRTDESGLFRLTLDPPVPREQSITLKVEHPQYHPFDASNLVANQLHLVRLRPMLAAYERANEKPEVAIANVRVRYTSKAEATIEIASAARTFEFANTANVPCAGQAPCSPDGRWKATLGSFSLEAGPDRQFQNVRVSCLAGPCPFTRVAADNFSRGGQMIRGSVLNWSDSVTYLVEAEVAQHIVSDLVRHAYPVIFERFMNFTLPPGAQGPSIEAEVKGEGIIFPLGPMLRLSWATCRLDARADGTRMYRCELKPGFTFQP
- a CDS encoding glucoamylase family protein — encoded protein: MPSRTPSIRRRHVLTGLGGGLALAAAGFRAARAQQASKGAAASAAEGEGLLDEIQRATFDFFWEQTDPATGLVRDRFSVRAASDSRTAASIAATGFGLTAICIGARRQYVPMEEARDRAIAALQFLDGSMPTHRGFFYHWADVHTGARIWDSEISSIDTAILLCGVLTCGEYFRDSAAAELAARIFDRVDWTWLSADTAFLPHGWRPEVGFLQYRWDVYSELMMMYLLGLGSSTFPLPVETWHAWKRTIFEYDGLRYIGSFAPLFVHQYSQAWFDFRGRRDRYGDYFRNSATATEVHRRFCLELAERFPHFSDDLWGITASDSEHGYVAWGGPPEVGPLDGSVVPSATTGSLPFMPKETLRVLRTIRTRYSRAWSRYGFVNAFNPMTDWYDPDVVGIDTGITLVMAENLRTGFVWETFMRNVNVRRALQRAGFRSY